Below is a genomic region from Ziziphus jujuba cultivar Dongzao chromosome 7, ASM3175591v1.
TGGAGGTGAGGCCCTGAGTTGGGGCGAAGGTGGGTCTGGAAGACTTGGACACGGCCATGAATCAagcatttttggtttctttcaaAGTAACAGGTTACATTTggttgtattaaaatatttatctatatcaTAGACACATTTTGGCGTCTTTCTTGCTTTTTCTTGTTATATGTaaatttcaaattgtttaaaatataattatggctTTGGATGATTTGATATCTTTCAATCTCCTGGTTGTAGTAGAAATTTGCATATCCCTTTTGGAAGTTGCAGATTTTGTTTcactttctcttttcctttatatcatgaaatatcaattattaCCACAATGATACTAGACTCCTACCAAATTGTTACATGTAGTATTTCATATTTGATTTGTGGTTCTGATATCTAGTTAATTATGTGGCAATATAAAGTATCTGATAGGTATAATTTGGAGCTAAATGAGATCTGATCTAACTATGATGAATATCCAAGGAACTTTTTCCTGTTGATACATCACCTCTGAAGCTTCATAAAAATTCTTCTCTACTACTCTTCATAATAAAGTTTTGAAGTCTGCTGCATGCATCATATTGACCTTCTACTTTGGAAAAGTGCTTGTGTAACCTATCAGTAGCTTGAATTCCAAGTGATGATTTTATTGAAATATGATTTTGGGCAGCGAATACAGACCAAGACTTATAAAGAAACTTGAGGGGATCAAGGTATTAACACtcgccaattttttttttatgatttgatGTTATCATCCTCATGAATATGTTTTTTATTAATCAGtgtatttttttggatttgttaCTGATGGGACTTAGGTTAAAAATGTTGCCGCTGGATTGCTGCACTCAGCATGCATCGATGGTATTTTAGATTTCTTATGGCTAATCATTGTCCTCTGGCTTAGCTAGCTTCTCATGCTAAACTTACTCTCctccaatcatttttttttttttttcaatattttgcagAAAATGGCTCTGTTTTCATATTTGGGGAAAGAGCTGTAGATAAATTGGTAAGTGCCAGAATTGTGTTTGAATTGATTTTAGCCATCACATTCTGGTTGCTgttgtttttattgttaataattcCTTTATCCTCTATTACCAGAATAGGTTGTAACTTTTTgatgaaaaacaaattagggCTTTGGAGGAGTCAACAATGCATCAACACCAGCCATGATTAGCAAACTGCCATGTTCGAAAGAAGTTGCCTGTGGCGGCTATCACACATGTGTCCTTTCAAGTAATTTGCTATCTTTTCAAATGTGATATCTTTGTCATATTTCACACTCCTAATGTGTAGTTCCGCTCCATAATTATGATTAATTTGGCCTTATATGTGTGGGACTGAAGTGAATAACTTATGAGATAGGGTAAAGTGATACCGAACAAGCGACTTTTACACTTGGGTGTGTTAAGTGAGCAATTGAAGAAGCAgagattttattatttcttttttaaactgAAGCACTGTATTCCTCTCTAATTGTTGATTTTAAGTAACTGATGTGATTTTCCTCATTTTTTCTTTAGGTGGTGGAGATCTGTACACTTGGGGGTCAAATGAAAATGGATGCCTTGGTATCGGGTATCTTTCACTTCAAGAATAATTGTAAAATgatcctttctttttctgtacAATTTCAGCATATGGGATACTGATATATCATTTGGTTAATCAATTTTCTTTCCAGTACTACAGATGTCTTTCATCTACCTGAAAAGGTTCAAGGCCCTTTTTTGAAATCTCCTGTCTATCAGGTTATACTACCTCTTTTTTACAAGAATTGCTTTATGCTTtcctaaatttcatttattcatatggaaacaaattcatttttttgATTGTTGACATGTATCAAATCTTCTcagtaaaaggaaaataataacatcTCCAGTTTCTTGCGCTTGTAATTTAGGGAAGTAGTGGACATTTTCTCAGTATCTCCAGCTTGAATAAAGTTTATCTTTAGTTGAGAGCCTGAGAAATGATTGAAAAGAATCTGTCAGTCATCAATTAGCTATTCTGTTTCAGCTATAAATTGTAAATCTGCAATCTTTGACAACTGTTTGTTTACAGGTATCTTGTGGTTGGAAGCATACTGCAGCAATTTCTGGTAAGAAATTTTGAAAGTCAGAACCATATTGGATGGAGCAGTTTCAtgatttcattaaatttattatttttagaaaatacaaaattttagtaTTGTACCAAATCTGAATTTTTCAGATCTTGATTAATTATAGAATTATGAATGCAATGAAGGCACCACCAACTTTTGTGGCCTTCTGATGGGTACCTGTCTTCTGGTAAAAGGGGCCCACAGTTTCAAATATGGGTTGGGATGGTGACTTTCCATAATAGATAAGCCAAGGGAAACAATTATGAAAAGACGAAAAATGTCTGAAAGAATGTTTAGGTGTCCTCATACTCCAACATAGATTTGCACCGGcacttttctctctttaatatataaaacatatgaTTTCATTAATTTAAACAAGTGAGGATTACATTATCACCACCAGTGAGTTACTCTTCTCCCATAGCTGCCTCTATTTATTAAAACACTTGAACACTGAGAACTGTGAAAACTTCTAATTCTAAGAAATataacatctcatatttttcCCTCAAGTACTTTCTGATTTCTTCCAATTTTTACTcaaaaaatttcctaagttgCTAACCATAAAGGTTTGCCTCTTTTCTCCCACAAAACCTTTAAAGTTTCTTTTCATTGAGGACTGAGAAGATAGAGGAAACACCGGTTAAGTTTGGTTCACTTACAATAAATACTGCAGCATTTTGGAAATCAGAAAGACTTTGTTTGAATGAGAACTTGAAGACATGTTATAATCTATATTTCAGATGCATTAATTTCATGCTACATGCTTAACGATTGTATCATGGTGTTCATTCTTTTTATTGACTCAATCACTGAtgcagatttttctttttctaatgcAAACTGAATAATATAACATGAACCTTTTTTGAAAACCAGAAGGCAATGTTTTTACATGGGGCTGGGGGGGTTCGCATGGAACGTTTTCAGATGAAGGACATTCATCGGGAGGGCAATTGGTATGGCTTCCATCTCCCTAATATAACTTCCAACTGCCTTATCCTATTACTTATGTGCAACACAAGAAACTTCAGGTGTATGAATAGCCATGGTAACTAGGTCAGATTCTATGACTTATACAAATAATGCATGGGCAGGTTGCTATGcatgattatatttatttgtttatgttcaGTTGTTTTTTCATCCAAACAGTCAGAGATGGTACTAAGCACATAACTCAATCTATAAGTTGCTTGCAAATGCTTTTAGAGGCATTTTCCTTTGCTATTTATGTCAGCATTGACCAGATGATAACGTTAAGCTCATGTCCTATCTTATCCATTTTGAAGACCTCAGATATCCATGTTTAGATGTGGAGAAAAATTACAACTACTATTTCTAATGCAAAAAAGTTGGTTTCTATTGTTGTTATTGCTACTGTTTGTCTTGTCATTATATTAAACTTAGGTGAAAATGATTTCTTATTTTGTTATCTGGTTTACTTTTCAAATGAGGAAGAAACAAAGACGGTAAGAAGATTCACGAATGCATTAATGCTAGCTTTCTATTGTTTTAGTTGGTAACTGATACTAAAATCAGCAAACCTgtaatttttcacatttttcaaaGATTTGTGGTTGGTTACGCTATTGAGAAATGTCATCTTAACTCAATTCATAATCCCGCTTATTTTATGATGTAATGATTAATCTTTTATTATCTGATCatattaaatgaatataatttgttCAACCagaaatcatttttatttttctgctgCGAATTAAACTAtggggtttttgtttttgttattacaGGGACATGGAAGTGATGTTGACTACATAAAGCCTATGATGGTTAACTTAGGAAAGAATGTTAAAGCATTACAAGTATCATGTGGATTCAATCACACAGGCGCCATACTTGAACATGCCTAAGGTTTGGATGCTGTAACTTATTTCTTCGAGAAAACATCTACAAGTTGTTCTCTTTCACACATTGTTTCGTCGATGTTGTCACATAGCATTTATATTGCCATTAGTCGCCAAAACAGTAGCAgtacatatttattatatgtccACTAGAATACAGCCTGTATACATATTCAGTGACCTCAATATGAAGAAATACCTTGTGTAGTTATTACGATTAAAATGTATAGATATGCTTATGAAATAAAAAGGTCCAATCATGAAATAAATGAGATTTCAATGTTGCCATGAGAGTTGCAgtcaatgaaataaataatatgttaaTGTCTTGCAAATttagtgatgaaaatatcggtATCGATAGAAATGTTAATATTGAcgaaaatatcgataaaattacgaaaattgtaaatatttaatttcgaatataagtttttatatatgaaataattaatatagtaaaataatataaaaaatataataattaaaatataataataataaaatagtccataaatattaaaaattattataagtaaaaaaaaatgtagtatTTGTTAGaagcaaaatatagaaaatttaacaagtaatattaaaatacataaaattctcaaatataattcataatatcatcaatatcaaaaataattttttggtgCATCAAATTAATGATCATATCCAAATGTTTTGTGTGTATAACAATAGATATTTTAATTCATCATATTagaaaaaattttcattccATGTAATTGTGAAAATCTACAAATTGACATTATCTAAAATGCATAAATTTCAAACTATAgtggttaatttttatttttatcgaaaaatgaagaaaaactaCTAATAACTGGTAATAAAACAATAGATATCGACATTAATTACACATCTACATATGATTATTGATGAGTATGCTATTTCtctaatatttctataaaaatccttttttttattttgatttccaTCTAGCACTATCAATAATTACCGATAAATTCAATATTCTCATCGATATTGGCAATAAATCTATACTTtatcaatatcaaatatattcacagatatattttgctttcaatatcaaacatgaaaaaatataaaaatatcaacaaaaatatcGATAATATTATAGATATTTGCATCAATGTGCAGACCATTGTATTGGATAATGTAAATTATTTTAGCAATGAAAATCTAGGCAGAACCTGTATTGAttatttaagccaaaaaaaaaaaaaaagaaaagaaaagaaaataaaaaacctgtATTGATTTGGAATGCGTAAAACTAGGAAAGTTGGACCTAAAGGTTGACATCTCTGCTAGTTTTAATGTCCTCTTTAATGGTAATGAAGATATAGATAATATCATTTAAGTTTCTAATCCATGTATTCTCTATTACCTTTTACATGGTTGACTGGTCTATCTCCTGTAGTTTATTGACCATGGGGATGAGACGGTCAACTACCTGGTGTTAGAAAATCCGAGAAGAAAGAGGATTCATTAATAAAAATTGTACCAGGCTATTAGCACTGTCCTTGAAGGAAAATTTCcctcctattttttatttaaaaattttcactcCTTAAAAGAATGCATGCCTTTGTTGCTATCAAGCTTTCAGAGCATCTTTTCTTCTGGAATTTATTGCACTTCGacgtgcattttttattttttatttttccttggtCAAAAAAGCTTGATGGAGCAACCGTTTGGTACTCTTTGAGTCTTAAgaaatttaattacaattagAGCTCAAGGgaagataaagaagaaaaggGCAGTaccttttcataaaaattgcaTGTAACAGTCGCTTAAAAGGCAAagcatttgatatatatatatatatatatatatttttttttggctttttagtGGATGAGCCAAAATGCCAAAAAGTGGGATTTCATGTGCTTCAAAATTGAAATGAGCGTAGTATAGAGGATTTGCATTTAGGGTTTGATTTTGAGCTCTTTTTTATGatctccctatatatatatatatatatatatatgggactGCGGCGACTGTCCAAAAAGGGAGTTCTCATATATTAAACCACTTTTCAAACGTATATATCATGTAGACCACAAAGAAGCTATTCATGTGGTTTGGAAagggaaaatttcatttaaatttctcAATTTTGCTTTAATTACAGTTAGATTTTACACTTTTAAAACTTATCCTTTAGATCCCATTTAtgagttttattaattaatttaaaaaaaaaagagactacagttatatttttgttgtattatttaataataaaatattaattttttaatttttctttaacttttacttgtaaaaattaaaaggaaaaaataataaatagatttgttttgataaatataaaaaattaaatgaaggttattgacaatttttcaaaaatatggtGTCTTAAGTGTacttataataaaaaagaggtataaatgaaatttatacgttttagaaatatttaaaatattttctaatatttcagtgtatattttatataagtaatcttttaaaatattataggaACATGGAAACTAGTGctatattgaattaaattaatataatagaataaaaagTATATTTGGCTCTTTGcctttaaagaattaaaaaaccaattttcatattaaaaaattaatataaaaaatcgaTTGAGACTTTGTTTTTGAAGGTtaactatttataataaaaaatatgagcTAAATAAACAGTTACGTATGGATGCTCTTACAGAATTAGAAGAGAGATAAAACTATATGTAAATTTGTTGTAGAAGCTCTTACTTATTTACTTcgaatttaacaattttaattattccTTATGTTGATCAGTGTTGTTCAGTCAATAacaatagtgttttttttttttaataaaaaatatgatgataATAGAATTTGCTCCTAACTCTTTtagaattaatttatatttaaaatgagaagaaaagtgaagaaaccaaaaacaaaaacagatctAAGAAACCATGTGGAGTCATTGTCATAATAAAAACACAGAGGATAATAAGAAATATCCCAAGAAAATCTATAGCAAAAAGATTTTGATTTCAAAAAGCAGGAAGAAAACATGTTTctataaaacaagaaaaacaacaacaaaaaaataaaataataaaaaaaaatggagaaagatGCAGTGGGGGCGTGTGGGAATAGAATAGAAAAGGGTACGAGTAAAAGTAGGGATAGATATTTAGATGGGAAAAAAGGCTAAAAATAATAAGGTAATCATGAAAGAATCGCATTAATGGCAGACTTGTCCCATGTCAAAGtcccttctctttctctctctctctctttctcatttATATGGCCATTTTTGtctccttctttctttctttgactCCATGACAGAAAAAGCCAACTGGTGGTAGCAGGTAACAGGTCGGTGGGTTTACGGGCATCAGCAGGTAAAAATTCCACATGTACTAGTTATTattggacaaaaaaataaaataattaaataaatcaaccaCACCTGGACCACCTTGGAAATCAAACAAACatactattatattattattaaaaaataatcacaATTCCAACAAAACCTGGACTTCTAGTTTTTATTATTGGAGGTTTTGTTGTAGGGTGATAAGGTGTTAGTGGGTTTTGTTTACGTTTTGTTTAAGCTTATTTAGGAACTAGTATCTCACTCTTAaggtgggggaaaaaaaaaacccaccatTTACAAAAGCAGGTGTTTAGCTTTAGcactattctctctctctctctctctctgtctttccCTATAAAAGAGTAGCTGTCCTTTGCTGTGACTTTGTGGGTTTGCTAGGGTTAATTTACTCAgagcagagagagagatgggAAGAAAACAATGGTGTTGAGGGGAATGTTGGCTGGCTCGAGGCTTTTAAGACTGAGAAGTGTTttcttaaatatcaatttaagaatacttctttatatatatatatatatatataaggcttCGGACCAGGCTTCATTCCTCTCAAACGCAAAGAGTTAATTCTTATGTGTATCTacatgtatgtgtgtgtgtgtgtgtgagagagagagagagatagagagagagagagagatttggtTGTGTGTTCTGTGAAGGTTTAGGCTGAGAGGAATGTTGTCTGGCTCGAGGTCATGTAGCTTGATTCTATATtctatattctatatatatatatatatatatatgaactacCCAGAATTTAGGttcttgtgtgtgtgtttgtgtgtgtatatatatatatatatatatatagatggatATAGTTTTTGAGTCCTAAATGATTCTCGGACCAGGCTTCATTCCCCCCAACCAACATTTGCTTTCAGTGTTTCCATTCTTGAGTTTGGAACTGTTTCCTGTCAGATTAAAGAGAAGGATGGTGAAGATCTAAAAGATCTCTCAGCTGGTaaggttttttctctttctcacaaactttctttctatttcttttttctgggatgaaaatttcattttccaaacctaatatatatatatatatatattttttttttcttttttcagtttgttattgttttatgCAGTGCAGGTTAGGTTGGATGCTGTTTTCTAGTTAtccattaaattaaattaaatttttccaTGGAGTACTAAATtct
It encodes:
- the LOC107425342 gene encoding ultraviolet-B receptor UVR8 isoform X3, which gives rise to MWRRIGLPFAKTTIGSGLGLVRRLVWTKSETGQKFAVVWGNGDYGRLGLRSLDSQWRPAPVLCSAFHDQGIRAIACGGAHTLFLTEAGSIYATGLNDFGQLGISDDTNYTTEPVEVTGFQREIVQISAGYYHSCAITADGELYMWGKNANGQLGLGKRAPKVVPRPSKVESLVGITIKMAALGSEHSVAVTDGGEALSWGEGGSGRLGHGHESSIFGFFQSNRPRLIKKLEGIKVKNVAAGLLHSACIDENGSVFIFGERAVDKLGFGGVNNASTPAMISKLPCSKEVACGGYHTCVLSSGGDLYTWGSNENGCLGIGTTDVFHLPEKVQGPFLKSPVYQVSCGWKHTAAISEGNVFTWGWGGSHGTFSDEGHSSGGQLGHGSDVDYIKPMMVNLGKNVKALQVSCGFNHTGAILEHA
- the LOC107425342 gene encoding ultraviolet-B receptor UVR8 isoform X2 — its product is MWRRIGLPFAKTTIGSGLGLVRRLVWTKSETGQKFAVVWGNGDYGRLGLRSLDSQWRPAPVLCSAFHDQGIRAIACGGAHTLFLTEAGSIYATGLNDFGQLGISDDTNYTTEPVEVTGFQREIVQISAGYYHSCAITADGELYMWGKNANGQLGLGKRAPKVVPRPSKVESLVGITIKMAALGSEHSVAVTDGGEALSWGEGGSGRLGHGHESSIFGFFQSNSEYRPRLIKKLEGIKVKNVAAGLLHSACIDENGSVFIFGERAVDKLGFGGVNNASTPAMISKLPCSKEVACGGYHTCVLSSGGDLYTWGSNENGCLGIGTTDVFHLPEKVQGPFLKSPVYQVSCGWKHTAAISGNVFTWGWGGSHGTFSDEGHSSGGQLGHGSDVDYIKPMMVNLGKNVKALQVSCGFNHTGAILEHA
- the LOC107425342 gene encoding ultraviolet-B receptor UVR8 isoform X1 produces the protein MWRRIGLPFAKTTIGSGLGLVRRLVWTKSETGQKFAVVWGNGDYGRLGLRSLDSQWRPAPVLCSAFHDQGIRAIACGGAHTLFLTEAGSIYATGLNDFGQLGISDDTNYTTEPVEVTGFQREIVQISAGYYHSCAITADGELYMWGKNANGQLGLGKRAPKVVPRPSKVESLVGITIKMAALGSEHSVAVTDGGEALSWGEGGSGRLGHGHESSIFGFFQSNSEYRPRLIKKLEGIKVKNVAAGLLHSACIDENGSVFIFGERAVDKLGFGGVNNASTPAMISKLPCSKEVACGGYHTCVLSSGGDLYTWGSNENGCLGIGTTDVFHLPEKVQGPFLKSPVYQVSCGWKHTAAISEGNVFTWGWGGSHGTFSDEGHSSGGQLGHGSDVDYIKPMMVNLGKNVKALQVSCGFNHTGAILEHA